Proteins encoded by one window of Pseudanabaenaceae cyanobacterium SKYG29:
- the thrB gene encoding homoserine kinase, giving the protein MKGYKITVPATCGNVGPGFDCFGCALTLYNHFEVRPSEELKITASGAYADRVAKNKHNLVYQSFEQVFTHLGMTKPIVSLHIDVHIPLSRGLGSSATAAIGGLMAGNALAGSPLSALEILQLATNIEGHPDNVAPAVLGGCQLVASSKPGEWQFCSVPWHESLVTVVAIPEFELSTAKARQILPKEVPLGDAVFNCAHLGILLQGLSHGQAEWVRLGLKDRLHQPYRQSLIPGMERVQTQALEAGALGVVISGAGPTLLAVATPAVAPTIGEAMVKAWQQEGIKSVYLVLDIDRVGTVVTEID; this is encoded by the coding sequence ATGAAGGGCTATAAAATCACTGTACCCGCTACCTGTGGCAATGTCGGTCCTGGCTTTGACTGCTTTGGCTGCGCTCTCACTCTCTACAATCACTTTGAAGTGCGTCCATCGGAGGAGCTGAAGATCACTGCCAGTGGAGCTTACGCCGATCGGGTGGCGAAAAACAAGCACAATCTGGTCTATCAAAGTTTTGAACAGGTCTTCACCCACTTGGGGATGACCAAACCGATCGTTTCCCTCCACATCGATGTGCATATTCCTCTGTCGCGGGGCTTGGGCAGTTCGGCAACAGCAGCTATTGGCGGGTTGATGGCAGGTAACGCTTTGGCAGGTAGTCCCCTCAGTGCCCTGGAAATTCTGCAGCTGGCGACGAATATAGAAGGTCATCCTGATAATGTGGCGCCGGCGGTATTGGGGGGATGTCAGCTGGTGGCAAGCAGTAAGCCTGGGGAGTGGCAGTTTTGCTCTGTGCCTTGGCACGAAAGTTTGGTGACGGTGGTGGCTATTCCTGAGTTTGAACTTTCTACGGCGAAGGCGCGGCAAATTTTGCCCAAAGAAGTCCCCTTGGGAGATGCTGTCTTCAACTGTGCCCACCTGGGAATTTTGTTGCAGGGATTAAGTCACGGTCAGGCAGAGTGGGTACGCCTAGGATTAAAAGACCGTCTGCATCAGCCCTATCGCCAAAGTTTGATTCCTGGTATGGAGAGGGTGCAAACTCAAGCCTTGGAGGCAGGAGCCTTGGGGGTTGTTATTAGCGGTGCCGGTCCTACCCTGCTAGCAGTAGCTACGCCTGCTGTTGCACCTACGATCGGGGAAGCCATGGTCAAAGCCTGGCAACAGGAAGGCATCAAGTCTGTTTATCTTGTCCTAGATATAGACCGAGTGGGGACAGTAGTGACAGAGATAGATTAG
- a CDS encoding DUF1614 domain-containing protein, translated as MIYLPVTLFLFLILLLTFPFLWLVITLEAVRIAVSKLGFTPDVSLLIILAVIVGSTINIPLYERVSRVELIPDWLELWSMRFFWGIPLRRIEQKTIVAVNVGGGLIPTVLALYQFSRANPLLILAVTAIVTIVSYYSAQIVPGIGIQMNALVAPLTAAMAAILVTGGVNAPPIAFAGGVLGTLIGADLLHLPQIERMTPGILSIGGAGVFDGIALCGVFAVLLT; from the coding sequence ATGATCTATCTACCTGTTACTCTTTTTCTCTTTCTTATCCTGCTGTTGACTTTTCCTTTTCTGTGGTTGGTCATCACCTTAGAAGCTGTGCGCATTGCTGTCAGTAAGTTGGGGTTTACCCCTGATGTCTCCTTGCTGATTATTTTGGCAGTAATTGTAGGCAGTACGATCAACATCCCTCTCTATGAACGGGTTTCGCGGGTAGAACTCATCCCCGACTGGCTAGAACTGTGGAGTATGCGCTTCTTTTGGGGAATTCCTCTGCGGCGGATTGAGCAAAAAACGATCGTGGCTGTGAATGTAGGGGGTGGTCTTATTCCCACGGTCTTAGCTCTGTATCAATTCAGTCGTGCCAACCCGTTGCTAATCCTGGCAGTGACAGCGATCGTTACTATTGTCAGCTACTATTCTGCCCAGATTGTGCCAGGGATCGGTATTCAAATGAATGCTTTGGTGGCTCCTCTCACAGCAGCTATGGCAGCCATTTTGGTAACAGGGGGTGTGAACGCACCTCCTATTGCGTTTGCGGGGGGAGTCCTTGGCACTTTGATTGGGGCTGACCTACTCCATCTCCCCCAAATTGAACGGATGACCCCAGGGATTTTGAGTATTGGGGGGGCGGGGGTCTTTGATGGTATTGCTCTGTGCGGGGTGTTTGCTGTCCTGCTCACCTAA
- a CDS encoding ChaB family protein → MTDVSAVSAAKCVSATFKQQEKLQEAVQRLIDRGIARDKISIIGRNFQTEARITGFLTKKDVILDGFTTGALYGALFGSVLSLLTGVGVLFIPFIGTVVAAGPLAAALLGATSGAIYGSLGAGLGSVLMSFGMPQDKAAIYQTRVQAGEFLLVVEVEADKAGQIFLLLQGLGGEEVATTDMQIPCTTEGCLSPEMKADLSEEAQKEFVQSYNQALQESPEPNNALLRAWEKVKQLFNRDDRGIFSQRK, encoded by the coding sequence ATGACAGATGTTTCTGCTGTCAGTGCAGCTAAGTGTGTCTCGGCAACGTTTAAGCAGCAAGAAAAGCTACAAGAAGCGGTGCAACGACTAATCGATCGGGGTATTGCCAGGGACAAAATTTCTATCATAGGGCGCAATTTTCAGACGGAAGCACGGATTACGGGTTTTCTGACCAAAAAAGATGTGATTTTGGATGGCTTTACTACGGGTGCTCTCTACGGGGCGCTATTTGGCTCAGTGCTCAGTTTGCTGACAGGGGTAGGAGTCCTCTTTATCCCTTTTATTGGTACGGTGGTGGCAGCGGGTCCCTTGGCAGCGGCTTTGTTGGGAGCAACAAGTGGGGCAATTTACGGTTCATTGGGAGCGGGATTGGGGTCAGTGTTGATGTCCTTTGGGATGCCCCAAGATAAGGCAGCTATCTATCAAACGCGCGTACAGGCAGGGGAGTTTTTGTTGGTGGTGGAAGTAGAGGCGGACAAAGCAGGACAGATTTTCTTGCTGCTGCAGGGGCTGGGGGGAGAAGAGGTGGCAACGACAGATATGCAAATTCCCTGCACAACGGAAGGCTGTCTTTCTCCCGAAATGAAGGCTGACCTTTCCGAAGAGGCACAAAAAGAATTTGTACAGAGCTACAACCAAGCCCTCCAGGAATCCCCTGAACCCAATAACGCTCTCCTCAGGGCGTGGGAAAAAGTCAAACAATTGTTCAATCGTGACGATCGGGGTATTTTCTCCCAAAGGAAGTGA
- the gyrB gene encoding DNA topoisomerase (ATP-hydrolyzing) subunit B — MAKASSVTSQAAPDNYSADKIQVLEGIEHVRKRPGMYIGSTGAKGLHHLVFEVVDNSVDESLAGYCDHIIVEVHPDNSVSVTDNGRGIPTDIHPKTGKSALETVMTVLGAGGKFGGGGYKVSGGLHGVGVSVVNALSEWVEVTVWRQGKCFQQRYERGVPQTEVTVAPESTDRRGTKVHFKPDAQIFTTTTAFDNAILMGRLRELAYLNGGLKIEYIDHRETPAIRELFLYHGGIKEYVSYMNREKEPLHNDIIYVQGEKDNVQLEVALQWCADSYNENILGFANNIRTIDGGTHLEGLKAVLTRTINNTARKLKKLKESDSNLAGENVREGLTAVISVKVPEPEFEGQTKTKLGNPEVRGIVESYVGEVLSEYLEFHPTVAQTIIEKAIQSFQAAEAARKARELVRRKSALESSTLPGKLADCSCRDPRESEIFIVEGDSAGGCFAGETLVALADGRNISFKALVEEEKAGKQNFCYTIRTDGTIGVERILHARVTQRKAEVVKVTLDKDEQIICTPDHLFMLWDGSYKPASLLTCRDVLMPFHPDLTVSEQKKSNYYHNVIGIKMPKKVAVLAGDLEVTDRSVLSLATSCDLYASDDQGLALQTRRVVNVERMTERMDVYDIEVPHTHNFALSCGVFVHNSAKQGRDRHFQAVLPIKGKILNIEKAEDSKIYKSTEIQSLITGLGLGIKGEEFNINQLRYHKIILLADADVDGAHIRTLLLTFFYRYQRELVDQGFIYIACPPLYKVERGKQIQYCYSDRELQQLLSTFPPNANYTIQRFKGLGEMMPQQLWETTMNPATRKLKQITIEDAAEADRIFTILMGDKVGPRREFIETYGPKLSLAELDI, encoded by the coding sequence ATGGCAAAAGCAAGCTCTGTTACCTCCCAAGCAGCGCCAGACAACTACAGTGCTGACAAAATTCAAGTCCTAGAAGGGATCGAGCACGTCCGCAAACGCCCAGGGATGTACATTGGCTCTACGGGGGCAAAGGGCTTGCACCACCTCGTCTTTGAAGTGGTCGATAACAGTGTCGATGAGTCCCTAGCGGGCTATTGCGACCACATTATTGTGGAGGTGCACCCCGATAATTCTGTCTCTGTCACTGATAACGGGCGCGGTATTCCTACAGACATCCACCCCAAAACGGGGAAATCAGCCCTGGAAACGGTAATGACAGTCCTAGGGGCAGGGGGTAAATTCGGCGGCGGTGGCTACAAGGTGTCGGGGGGCTTGCACGGCGTGGGCGTGTCTGTGGTCAATGCTTTGTCAGAGTGGGTGGAAGTGACGGTATGGCGGCAAGGCAAGTGTTTTCAGCAACGCTATGAACGGGGTGTACCCCAAACGGAAGTTACAGTTGCCCCCGAATCCACCGATCGGCGCGGTACCAAGGTGCATTTCAAACCCGATGCCCAGATTTTCACCACTACTACTGCTTTTGACAATGCTATTTTGATGGGCAGACTGCGGGAATTAGCCTATCTAAACGGTGGATTGAAGATTGAATATATTGATCATCGGGAAACACCTGCTATAAGGGAACTGTTTTTATATCACGGTGGCATCAAAGAGTATGTCTCTTACATGAACAGAGAAAAAGAACCCTTGCACAATGACATCATCTATGTGCAGGGGGAAAAGGATAACGTCCAACTGGAAGTGGCTCTACAATGGTGTGCTGATTCCTACAATGAGAATATCTTGGGATTTGCTAATAATATCAGAACGATCGATGGGGGGACACACCTAGAAGGTCTCAAAGCGGTTCTCACTCGCACGATCAACAACACTGCTAGAAAGCTAAAAAAGCTGAAAGAGAGTGATAGTAACTTAGCAGGGGAAAATGTCAGGGAAGGATTGACAGCGGTTATCTCTGTGAAGGTACCAGAGCCTGAATTTGAGGGACAGACAAAGACAAAGCTGGGCAACCCTGAGGTAAGAGGTATTGTGGAGTCTTATGTCGGGGAAGTTTTAAGTGAATATTTGGAATTTCATCCCACAGTAGCCCAGACAATCATAGAAAAAGCGATTCAATCCTTCCAGGCGGCAGAAGCAGCAAGAAAAGCCAGGGAATTAGTGCGGCGCAAATCGGCATTAGAGTCGTCCACTCTGCCGGGGAAATTAGCAGATTGTAGTTGCCGTGACCCCAGGGAGTCAGAGATATTCATTGTAGAAGGGGACAGCGCTGGTGGTTGCTTTGCCGGGGAGACCTTAGTTGCCCTGGCAGATGGCAGAAATATCAGTTTCAAGGCATTAGTAGAGGAAGAGAAAGCGGGTAAGCAGAACTTTTGTTACACTATCCGCACGGATGGCACGATCGGTGTGGAAAGAATCCTGCACGCTCGGGTTACCCAGAGAAAGGCAGAGGTAGTTAAAGTTACCCTTGACAAGGATGAGCAGATTATCTGTACTCCCGATCACCTGTTTATGCTATGGGACGGCAGTTACAAACCTGCTAGCTTACTCACCTGCAGAGATGTACTGATGCCTTTCCACCCTGATTTGACTGTTAGTGAACAGAAGAAGTCCAACTACTACCACAATGTGATAGGCATAAAGATGCCGAAAAAGGTAGCAGTTTTAGCAGGTGATCTGGAAGTGACAGACAGGTCTGTCCTCAGCCTGGCAACATCCTGTGACCTTTACGCTAGTGATGACCAAGGACTGGCTCTCCAAACACGCCGGGTCGTCAATGTAGAAAGAATGACGGAGAGGATGGATGTATATGATATAGAAGTACCCCATACCCATAACTTTGCCCTTAGTTGCGGTGTCTTTGTTCACAATAGCGCCAAGCAAGGACGCGATCGCCATTTTCAAGCAGTTCTCCCGATCAAGGGTAAGATTCTCAATATCGAGAAGGCAGAGGATAGCAAAATCTACAAAAGTACGGAAATTCAATCTTTAATTACTGGTCTAGGTTTAGGGATTAAAGGGGAAGAATTCAACATCAACCAGTTGCGCTATCACAAGATTATTCTCCTGGCTGATGCAGATGTGGATGGTGCTCATATTCGCACGTTGTTACTGACATTCTTCTATCGTTATCAGCGGGAATTAGTGGATCAAGGCTTTATCTACATTGCCTGCCCCCCCCTCTACAAGGTGGAGAGAGGTAAACAAATTCAATACTGCTACAGCGATCGGGAACTGCAACAACTCCTCAGCACCTTCCCGCCCAACGCCAACTACACCATCCAAAGATTCAAGGGATTGGGGGAAATGATGCCGCAACAACTGTGGGAAACAACGATGAATCCTGCTACCAGAAAATTAAAACAGATAACTATTGAGGATGCAGCGGAAGCCGATCGTATCTTTACAATTTTGATGGGGGATAAGGTGGGACCGAGACGGGAATTTATCGAGACCTATGGACCGAAGTTGAGTTTAGCGGAGTTAGATATTTAG
- the argS gene encoding arginine--tRNA ligase: MSVLVELKARFRAAISKGLQLEIDPQVTAAKEPKFGDYQCNDAMPLAKQLGAKPRDIAQTIVDNLDIADIAETPTIEGPGFINLRLQVDYINRKLFAAWQDDRLGVPLAEPPQRVVVDFSSPNIAKEMHVGHLRSTIIGDCIARILEFLGHQVLRLNHVGDWGTQFGMLITHLKEAFPQALVESDVLALGDLVNFYREAKKRFDEDEDFRERARLAVVDLQSGEPTARKAWQLLCEQSRREFQKIYEILDIKLEERGESFYNPFLPEVIKDLADKGLLQEDEGAKCVFLEGFQNKEGKPLPLIVQKSDGGYNYATTDLAALRYRVNVDKADRIIYVTDSGQADHFAQVFQVAKRAGWLPAHVKVEHVPFGLVLGEDGKKFKTRSGDTVALKELLSEAVERAFADINSRNPDAPLEFKQAVAQVIGIAAVKYADLCQNRNSNYVFSFDKMLSLQGNTAPYLLYAYVRIQGIGRKATKPIDRSLPIHIRHGSEIVLAKHLLQFAEVIDAVAIDLMPNRLCQYLFELSQKFNQFYDQCPILQAEDLERNSRLALCDITARTLQLGLSLLGIPVLERM, from the coding sequence ATGTCAGTTTTAGTGGAACTAAAGGCACGGTTTCGCGCAGCTATCAGTAAGGGATTACAGTTAGAAATTGACCCCCAGGTGACTGCAGCCAAGGAACCGAAGTTTGGTGATTACCAGTGCAATGATGCTATGCCTTTAGCAAAGCAATTGGGGGCTAAACCCCGGGATATTGCCCAAACTATTGTGGACAATTTAGACATTGCCGATATAGCAGAAACACCCACGATCGAGGGCCCTGGTTTTATCAACTTACGTTTGCAAGTAGACTATATCAATCGCAAATTGTTTGCCGCCTGGCAAGACGATCGGTTAGGAGTGCCTCTGGCAGAGCCGCCGCAGCGGGTAGTAGTGGATTTTTCCAGTCCCAATATTGCTAAAGAAATGCATGTCGGTCATTTGCGTTCTACCATTATCGGGGATTGTATTGCCCGCATTTTAGAGTTTTTGGGGCATCAGGTGTTACGGCTGAACCACGTAGGGGATTGGGGGACACAGTTTGGCATGTTGATCACCCATCTCAAGGAGGCGTTTCCCCAGGCACTGGTGGAATCCGATGTTTTAGCATTGGGGGATTTGGTCAATTTCTATCGGGAAGCGAAAAAACGGTTTGACGAGGATGAAGACTTCAGAGAAAGGGCACGTTTAGCAGTAGTTGATTTACAGTCAGGCGAACCAACTGCCAGAAAGGCCTGGCAATTACTGTGTGAACAGTCGCGGCGGGAATTTCAAAAAATATACGAAATCCTGGACATAAAGTTAGAAGAGAGGGGGGAGTCGTTTTACAATCCTTTTTTGCCTGAGGTGATCAAGGACTTAGCTGACAAAGGACTGTTACAAGAAGACGAGGGGGCTAAATGTGTCTTTTTAGAGGGATTTCAGAATAAAGAGGGAAAGCCATTACCTCTGATTGTGCAAAAGTCTGACGGTGGATACAACTATGCCACAACGGACCTAGCGGCACTGCGCTACCGCGTTAATGTGGACAAAGCCGATCGGATCATCTATGTTACAGATAGTGGACAGGCGGATCATTTTGCCCAGGTCTTTCAGGTAGCCAAACGGGCAGGATGGTTGCCTGCCCATGTCAAGGTGGAACACGTCCCCTTTGGTTTGGTCTTGGGTGAAGATGGGAAAAAATTTAAGACCCGATCGGGAGATACCGTTGCCCTCAAGGAGTTACTCAGTGAAGCAGTAGAACGTGCTTTTGCTGACATCAATAGTCGCAATCCCGATGCACCCTTGGAATTCAAGCAAGCAGTAGCACAAGTCATAGGCATTGCTGCCGTCAAATATGCCGATCTCTGCCAAAATCGCAACAGTAACTATGTCTTTAGTTTTGACAAGATGTTGTCTTTGCAGGGGAATACCGCTCCCTATCTCCTCTATGCCTATGTCAGAATTCAGGGAATTGGCAGAAAAGCAACAAAACCCATCGATCGTTCTTTACCCATCCACATCAGGCATGGTAGCGAAATTGTCTTAGCCAAACATCTGTTGCAATTTGCCGAAGTGATCGATGCCGTAGCAATAGACCTCATGCCCAATCGTCTCTGTCAGTATTTATTTGAACTGAGCCAAAAATTCAATCAATTCTATGACCAATGCCCCATTCTCCAGGCAGAAGACCTAGAGCGTAACTCCCGTCTTGCTCTCTGTGACATTACCGCCCGTACTCTGCAACTTGGTTTAAGTCTCTTAGGTATTCCTGTATTGGAAAGGATGTAA
- the plsX gene encoding phosphate acyltransferase PlsX, whose translation MRIAVDGMGGDHAPKEIVAGAVLAADRLGVEILLVGEEGQIKQYLPPKVRGITIVPAQEQVGMAEEPLEALRKKPQASINVVMDLVKQGEAQAVVSAGHTGAAMAAALLKLGRLKGVDRPAIGALLPTLVPHKPVLLLDVGANVDCRPKFLYQFATMGVLFSRLALGVQSPRLGLLNIGEEAVKGNDLAVQVYQMLRESDLPFAGNAEGRDVMSGKFDVIVCDGFTGNVLLKFAEGVGLVAMQILKEELPRGWHGQLGCALLQPNLAKVKERMDYDEYGGGLLLGVAGICVIGHGSSKATGLYHSVRVARDAVQNRLLEQLKEALDQ comes from the coding sequence GTGCGGATTGCAGTCGACGGCATGGGGGGCGATCACGCTCCCAAAGAAATAGTGGCGGGGGCAGTGCTGGCAGCCGATCGTTTGGGTGTGGAGATTCTCCTAGTGGGGGAGGAAGGGCAAATCAAGCAGTATCTACCTCCCAAGGTCAGAGGCATCACGATCGTGCCTGCCCAGGAACAAGTTGGTATGGCGGAGGAGCCCCTCGAAGCGCTGCGCAAAAAGCCCCAAGCCTCCATCAATGTAGTCATGGACTTAGTGAAACAGGGGGAAGCCCAGGCAGTGGTCTCAGCGGGGCATACAGGGGCAGCAATGGCAGCAGCTTTGCTGAAATTAGGTAGGTTGAAGGGAGTTGATCGACCGGCGATCGGGGCATTACTACCGACACTAGTTCCCCACAAACCTGTGTTGTTATTGGATGTGGGAGCAAATGTGGATTGCCGTCCTAAGTTTCTTTATCAGTTCGCCACGATGGGAGTGTTGTTTAGCCGTTTAGCCTTGGGGGTGCAGTCCCCCAGATTGGGTTTACTGAACATTGGGGAAGAAGCAGTCAAAGGCAATGATTTAGCAGTGCAAGTCTACCAGATGTTGCGGGAGAGTGATTTACCCTTTGCGGGCAACGCTGAAGGCAGGGATGTGATGTCGGGTAAGTTTGATGTGATTGTCTGCGATGGTTTTACGGGGAATGTGCTCCTTAAGTTTGCCGAGGGAGTGGGCTTGGTGGCAATGCAAATTCTCAAAGAAGAGCTACCTAGGGGTTGGCACGGTCAGTTAGGTTGCGCCCTCCTCCAACCCAATCTAGCGAAAGTAAAAGAAAGAATGGATTACGACGAATATGGCGGCGGCTTGCTGTTGGGGGTAGCGGGGATTTGTGTGATTGGGCATGGCAGTTCCAAAGCCACGGGTCTCTATCACTCCGTGCGGGTAGCACGGGATGCGGTACAAAACCGACTCCTGGAACAACTAAAAGAAGCCCTTGATCAATGA
- a CDS encoding ketoacyl-ACP synthase III — protein sequence MRGVRIWGHGAALPQRVITNDEIAQQVETSDEWIFTRTGIKERRIAAKSPDALVQLAVEAGMQTLTSTGIAPQELDLILLTSSTPDDLFGSAAQVQQRLGANRSVAFDLTAACSGFVFGLITAAQFVRAGTYRHILVIGADVLSRWVDWQDRRTCILFGDGAGAALVSQGAGESLLGFAMATDGKGYELLNLPYDPDRACFAPIYMNGREVYRFAVTKVPETIEAILQAANHQPQEIDWYILHQANQRIIDAVAERLGVEPRRMVSNIAQVGNTSAASIPIALAEYVRAGQIKPGDKIMAVGFGAGLSWGGILFQWG from the coding sequence ATGAGGGGGGTAAGAATTTGGGGACATGGGGCAGCGCTTCCCCAGCGGGTAATTACCAATGATGAGATAGCGCAACAAGTGGAAACATCCGATGAGTGGATTTTCACGCGCACGGGCATCAAGGAACGGCGAATTGCAGCTAAGTCTCCCGATGCTCTGGTGCAACTAGCGGTAGAAGCGGGGATGCAGACCTTGACTAGCACTGGTATCGCTCCCCAGGAGCTGGATTTGATTTTGCTCACTTCTTCTACTCCCGACGATCTATTTGGTTCAGCCGCCCAGGTGCAACAAAGGTTGGGGGCAAACCGATCGGTAGCCTTTGATCTAACAGCCGCTTGTTCGGGATTTGTTTTTGGGCTGATTACAGCAGCACAATTTGTGCGGGCGGGGACATATCGCCATATTTTGGTAATTGGGGCAGATGTACTCTCGCGGTGGGTGGACTGGCAAGACCGCCGTACTTGTATTTTGTTTGGGGATGGGGCGGGGGCAGCTTTGGTCAGTCAGGGGGCAGGGGAGAGTCTCCTAGGCTTTGCGATGGCAACGGATGGCAAGGGCTATGAACTGTTGAATTTGCCCTATGACCCCGATCGGGCTTGTTTTGCTCCTATTTACATGAACGGCAGGGAAGTCTATCGTTTTGCCGTGACAAAGGTGCCAGAAACGATCGAGGCAATTCTCCAGGCAGCCAACCATCAACCCCAAGAGATTGACTGGTACATCTTACATCAGGCAAACCAGCGCATCATTGATGCCGTAGCAGAGCGGTTGGGGGTGGAACCCCGCCGGATGGTCAGTAACATTGCCCAGGTGGGGAATACTTCAGCGGCTTCTATTCCCATTGCCTTGGCTGAGTATGTGCGGGCAGGACAAATTAAACCGGGGGATAAGATTATGGCAGTAGGGTTTGGGGCGGGCTTGAGTTGGGGGGGGATATTATTTCAGTGGGGATAG
- a CDS encoding acylphosphatase, giving the protein MSPVQLMSDRVVYQVWISGKVQGVGYRYATQRMAQKLGVTGWVQNLPDGRVEAMFAGSRAQVEAMIQWCYQGTRESKVEKVEYVPVPDRVFYRFEIRR; this is encoded by the coding sequence TTGAGTCCAGTTCAGCTGATGAGTGACCGCGTTGTCTATCAAGTGTGGATCAGTGGCAAAGTCCAGGGAGTGGGCTATCGCTACGCTACCCAACGCATGGCACAGAAATTAGGGGTAACGGGTTGGGTACAAAATTTACCCGATGGCAGGGTAGAAGCTATGTTTGCCGGCAGTCGCGCCCAGGTGGAAGCGATGATCCAGTGGTGCTATCAGGGCACTAGGGAGTCTAAGGTCGAAAAAGTGGAATATGTCCCTGTCCCCGATCGGGTCTTTTATCGTTTTGAAATTCGCCGATGA
- the lpxB gene encoding lipid-A-disaccharide synthase — protein MTYRIFISTGEVSGDLQGAALAQALYREAQAKNMPLTISGLGGEKMARAGVTLWGNTATIGSIGLLEALPFIVPSFQIQQQVRQKLWENPPHLAVFIDYVTPNLAMGKFLKRNFAVPIVYYIAPQEWVWEFGNNTQLITQFTDRILAVFPAEAEYYRRKGVNVTWVGHPLVEMMAQVPDRGVCRRELGIASDALVVTLLPASRRQEIYFLLPVMLEVARLLRQQLASVQFLLPLSLPRYRPQVEGLIAAFGLPIQVVENAHHAIRAADLALSKSGTVNLETALLGVPQVVLYRVSALTAWVARRIFRFQIPFMSPVNLVLMTEVVPEFFQEQVEPQGIAHTCLALLQDEQRRGEMLKQYAVVKSKLGDGTATTQAAQAILSML, from the coding sequence ATGACCTATCGGATTTTTATTAGTACAGGGGAAGTGTCGGGGGACTTACAGGGAGCGGCACTAGCCCAAGCACTGTATCGGGAAGCCCAGGCAAAAAATATGCCGTTGACGATCTCAGGGTTAGGGGGGGAAAAGATGGCTAGGGCGGGCGTAACCCTGTGGGGTAATACGGCAACGATCGGTTCCATTGGCTTACTAGAAGCGCTCCCATTTATTGTTCCTTCATTTCAAATACAACAGCAAGTCAGACAGAAACTGTGGGAAAACCCTCCCCACTTAGCAGTCTTCATTGATTATGTCACCCCCAACCTCGCGATGGGGAAATTCCTCAAACGTAATTTTGCTGTCCCCATTGTGTACTACATTGCCCCCCAGGAATGGGTGTGGGAGTTTGGCAACAATACCCAGCTAATTACGCAGTTTACCGATCGCATCCTGGCTGTCTTCCCCGCTGAAGCAGAGTATTACCGCCGCAAGGGGGTAAATGTAACTTGGGTGGGGCACCCCCTGGTGGAGATGATGGCACAGGTACCCGATCGGGGTGTTTGTCGTAGGGAATTGGGCATTGCCTCTGATGCCCTGGTCGTGACCCTCTTACCCGCCTCCCGCCGCCAGGAGATTTACTTTCTACTCCCCGTGATGCTAGAGGTAGCCCGCCTGTTGCGCCAACAATTAGCTTCGGTGCAATTTTTACTGCCCCTTTCCCTCCCCCGCTACCGCCCCCAAGTGGAAGGTCTAATTGCTGCCTTTGGACTGCCCATCCAAGTAGTGGAGAATGCCCATCACGCTATTCGGGCTGCCGACCTCGCTCTGTCCAAATCTGGTACGGTGAACCTAGAAACTGCTTTGCTGGGTGTACCCCAAGTTGTCCTCTACCGTGTCAGTGCCCTGACCGCCTGGGTAGCCCGCCGCATTTTCCGCTTCCAGATTCCCTTCATGTCTCCTGTCAACCTGGTCTTGATGACAGAAGTAGTGCCCGAATTTTTCCAGGAACAAGTAGAGCCCCAAGGAATTGCTCACACCTGCCTGGCATTACTGCAGGACGAGCAGCGACGGGGGGAGATGCTAAAACAATACGCAGTCGTGAAAAGCAAATTAGGCGATGGCACTGCCACCACCCAAGCCGCTCAAGCGATTTTGTCTATGCTCTAG